A stretch of DNA from Micromonospora sp. WMMD1155:
CTCCACCAGGTCGGCGCGGAGCGAATCCTCCAGTTCGCGCCGGATGAGCTGGTCCCGGGCCTCGTCGTGCAAACCGGCCACGATGTCCCGGTCGGCAGGCAACCCGGCGGCGACCAACCCGCGTCGCAGCTCGGCGGCGGTGAGCGCCGGACCGGCGGGCAGTCGGGGCCGAGCGCCGTTGACGATCACCTTCCCGACGCCGAAGCCGAGCGAGGTCAGGTCCGCGATGGCGTCCACCGTCTCCTGTACCGGCATCTCCTCCAGCAGCGTGACGACGTGCACCGCGGTCATCGGGGAGCGCAGCAGCGCTGAGACGCCCTCGCTCTGGGTCTTGATCGGGCCCACCTTGGCCAGCCGGGCGGTCTCCGCCGTCACGTTGAGGAAACGGCCGATCCGTCCGGTCGGCGGGGCGTCCAACACCACCGCGTCGTACGCGCGGCGCTGCCCGGAGGTGCGGGTGGTCGCCTCCTTCACCTTGCCGGTGAGCAGCACGTCCCGGAGGCCCGGCGCGATGGTGGTGGCGAAGTCGATGGCGCCGAGCTTGCGCAGCGCCCGGCCGGCCGCGCCCAGCTTGTAGAACATGTCGAGGTACTCGAGCAACGCCTCCTCGGCGTCCACCGCGAGGGCGCGCACCTCACCGCCGTCCGGTGCGTCGGCGAGGTGCCGCTCCTCGTAGGGCAGCGGGTCGATGCCGAACAGTTGGGCGATGCCCTGCCGCCCCTCGACCTCGACCAGCAGGGTGCGCCGACCACCGGCGGCGAGCGCGAGGGCCAGGGCCGCCGCGACGCTGGTCTTGCCGGTGCCGCCCTTGCCGGTCACCACGTGAAGGCGGGCGGACCATCCCGTACCGGCCGGTTCGGTCGGCCGCTCAGCTGCACACACCCGTCGAGCCTATCCAGGGTCGGCGGTCACGCGACCTCGCAGACCCACCAACCCGTCTTCTGCACCACTGTGAAACGTAGGTCCTGGTCAGCCACCTTCTCATCGGAGGTGGTCATGGTGACCCGGGTGGAGACCGTGGCCCGGTCGCCGGTCTGGTTGTCCACCTTCGGGGTGGTCCACCGGAAGCGGGGGTTCTGGTGCGCGGAGGCGTACTTCTGCACCTCGGCGACCTTCGCGGCGATCTTCTCGTCGTCGCGGGAGGCCGCGCAGACCCGGCTGGCCGCCTTGGTGGCGTCACGGTCCTTGTAGACCGCGGTGAGGAACTCGTCGACCGCGACCGCCGGCTCCTTGGCGCCTTCGCCGGTCTCGGCGTCGCGCAGGGTCAGGAACGCCACCACACCACCGCCCACGCAGAGCACCATGATCACGACCAGTGCGATCGCCGCGATCAGCAGGCCGTTCTTCTTCTTCGGCGCGCCGGTGCCCTGGTACGGCGGATATCCCGGCGGGGGTGGTGGGATCTCCGCGGTGCCCGACCCGGGCGGAGCCGCAGCCGGGGTCGGTCCGACCGGGCGTTCCGGTTGCCCGACGTCACCTGCCTGGGCGGGGGCGGCGGGGAGCGCCGGCTGGGCGGAGGCCGCGGGGAGGGCGAGTCGCCCGGACGGTGCGGCGGGGGCTGTCTGGCCGGGGATGGCCGGAGGGCCCGACTGGCCGGCGGGCTCCGGGTGGGCCGAAGGGTGGGCGGTCGGGCCGGCCTGGTCGCCGCTGGGCGGTTGGGTCATCGTCGTTCCCTCGGGGGTGCGACGCCCGCCGCCACCCAGGGCGTCGAGCGTGATCGAGCGGGCGGCCGGGCGCTGCGCGACCGTCCGACCGGAAGGGTAACTGTCGATTACCGATTCGGCGTCGCCCTGCCATACCGAGCGGGCGTCCGGTCGGATGGGCCGACAGCGACATCGACTGCCCCCATTGGCGATCTGTCGCATATGTGACTGTTAATGACTGGTTGTGCGCGTCCTGTTGGCGGGACCGGGGCCATCGACCTACCTTCGTCCCGGTGCGGGGGCCGGAACGGACGAATGGGCCCGGGCCGGAAGCATGATCCGAGAGGTACGACCGGAGGCACTGCATGCGCGACGCGGACAACAGCCCTCGCACCCAGTTCCCGACCAACGATCGGCCGCGACGGCCCGGATCCGTGGTCGAGACCGGCGGGGGGCCGGTCGGCGGTCAGCCGGTCAACGAACGGTCGTACCGCCGGATGTCGGAGCAGACGGAGACCGCCCGGACGCCGAGCCGCCCCGCCGAGCGGGCCCGCGACGACGACGAGCCGGGGTACGTCATCCACCTGCCGATCCGCGTGCCGAGTCTGGCGGCGGCGACCGTGCTGGCCGGCCGGGTCGCGGTGTCCCTGGGCTTCCTGCCCGAGCTGGACGCCGGCGAGACCACCGTGTCCAACGCCGACGACCAGAACAACAGGCACCGGGTCTTCTGCGACCTGCTGCTGCCCGACCGGTCCCGCTGCCCCCAGGGGTACGAGCACGAGGGCCTCTGTGGGGAGGTGCCGGCCGCGCCGGAGCAGCGTCCCGCGTCCCGCCCGGCCGGCGGACCGTAGGCTGTCCCTCGAACAATTCCGCACCGAGAGGGAGCGCTTCAGCGATGCAGAAGTGGGAATACTCCACGGTCCCGCTGCTGGTCCACGCGACCAAGCAGATCCTCGACAACTGGGGCGAGGACGGGTGGGAGCTCGTCGCCGTGGTCCCCGGGCCCAACCCGGACCAGCTGGTCGCCTACCTGAAGCGGCCCAAGGCGTGAGCGCGGCGCAACGGATTCCCGAGGTGACGCGGTGAGCAACGGTCCGCACGCGAAGCTCGCCGAGCTGGGCTTCGAACTGCCCGAGGTCGTGCCGCCGGTGGCCAGCTACGTGCCGGCCGTGCAGTCCGGGCAGCACGTCTACGTCTCCGGCCAGTTGCCGATCGCCGAGGGCAAACTGCTCGCGACCGGCAAGGTCGGCGCCGGGATCTCCGCCGAGCAGGCGAAGGATCTGGCGCAGCGCTGCGGGCTCAACGCGTTGGCCGCTGTCGACTCCCTCGTCGGCCTGGAGAACGTGGTCAAGGTGGTCAAGGTGACCGGTTTCGTGGCCTCCGCGCCCGGCTTCACCGGTCAGCCCGCGGTGATCAACGGTGCCTCCGACCTCTTCGGCACCGTCTTCGGCGAGGCCGGTCGCCACGCCCGCAGCGCCGTCGGTGTGGCCGAACTGCCCCTCGACGCCCCGGTGGAGATCGAGTTGATCGTCGAGGTCGCCTGACGCGTCGGCGTCATCCGCGATCCGTCGGAAGGAAGGGCCCTTTTCGCGGCCCTTCCTTCCGGTTCGCCGGGCAAGATCGTGGGGTGTGGCGGGCGGGGTCGTACGATCGCAGCCATGAGCGGGCACGTGACGGCGCCGGCGGCGGCGCTCGCCGACGAGCTGCCGACCTGGGTGACGTTGCTGCGTGCGCCGAACCCCGGGCCGATGACCCTCGACGGCACCAACACCTGGGTGCTGCGCGCCCCGGCCGGCGAGCAGGCCATCGTGGTCGACCCCGGGCCGGCGGACGAGGGGCACCTGACCCGCATCGCCGAACACGGGCCCATCGGGCTGATCCTGATCACCCACGGCCACCCGGACCACACCGAGGGTGCCGCACGGTTGAGCGGACTACTCGGCGGCGTGCACGTCCTCGCGGCCGACCCGGCGCACACCATCGGCGGCGAGCCGCTGACCGAGCCGGATGAAGACCTCGGCGGCTTCGGCCTGGAGATCCGCCTGCTGGGCACCCCCGGGCACACCGCCGACTCGGTCTGCTTCCTGGTCGAGCACGGCGACGAGCGGGTGGTGCTCACCGGTGACACCATCCTCGGTCGGGGCACCACCGTGGTCGCCCACCCCGACGGGCACCTCGGCGACTACCTGAAGAGCCTGGAGCTGCTGTCCGCGTACCGGCGGATCCCGGCCCTGCCGGGCCACGGTCCCGCGCTCGCCGACTGCGCCGCCGCCGCCGACTTCTACCTCGCGCACCGCCGGGCGCGGCTCGACCAGGTCCGGGCCGCGGTCGCCGCCGGAGCAAGCACGCCCGCCGACGTGGTGGCGGCGGTCTACGCGGACGTGGACCGCTCGCTCTGGTGGGCGGCCGAGTGGTCGGTCCGCGCCCAACTCGAATATCTGGGTGTCGACCCCGGGGAATCCGCGCCCGGGGTCAGTGGGTTGGAGCACATGTGACCTGCCCCGTGTGTGGAACCGTCGCCGTTCCCGGCGCGCGGTTCTGCCACAACTGCGGTGCCGCGTTGCCGGCCGCCGCCACGTTGCCGGCGGCCGAGCGCCGGGTGGTCACCGTGCTCTTCGGTGACCTCTCCGAGTTCACCTCCTGGTCCGAGGACCTCGACCCGGAACGGGTCGGCGCGGTCACCGACCGGGTGCTCGCCGCGCTGGCCGGTGCGGTGAAGACGTTCGGCGGGCATGTCGACAAGCTCACCGGCGACGGGATCATGGCGGTCTTCGGCGCTCCGGTGGCGCACGAGGACGACGCCGAACGCGCGGTTCGGGCCGCCCTGTCCATGCAGCGGGCCGTCCGCCGGGTGCTCGACGACGAACGGGGCGGCGGCGCGCCGCTCGGACTGCGCGTCGGCTTGAACACCGGTGACGTCATCGCGGGCATCCAGGCCGCCATCGAGTACACGGTCATCGGCGACACCGTGAACACCGCCGCCCGGCTGGCCGACGCCGCCGCCGTCGGCGCGGTGTACGCCGGAGGGCGCACCGCCGCCGCGACCCGGCACGTGTCGTCCTGGCGGGCGCTGCGCCCGCTGCGGCTCAAGGG
This window harbors:
- a CDS encoding ArsA-related P-loop ATPase, whose translation is MCAAERPTEPAGTGWSARLHVVTGKGGTGKTSVAAALALALAAGGRRTLLVEVEGRQGIAQLFGIDPLPYEERHLADAPDGGEVRALAVDAEEALLEYLDMFYKLGAAGRALRKLGAIDFATTIAPGLRDVLLTGKVKEATTRTSGQRRAYDAVVLDAPPTGRIGRFLNVTAETARLAKVGPIKTQSEGVSALLRSPMTAVHVVTLLEEMPVQETVDAIADLTSLGFGVGKVIVNGARPRLPAGPALTAAELRRGLVAAGLPADRDIVAGLHDEARDQLIRRELEDSLRADLVELGLPMIELPLLPDGVDRAGLMTLARALVSAD
- a CDS encoding MBL fold metallo-hydrolase; protein product: MSGHVTAPAAALADELPTWVTLLRAPNPGPMTLDGTNTWVLRAPAGEQAIVVDPGPADEGHLTRIAEHGPIGLILITHGHPDHTEGAARLSGLLGGVHVLAADPAHTIGGEPLTEPDEDLGGFGLEIRLLGTPGHTADSVCFLVEHGDERVVLTGDTILGRGTTVVAHPDGHLGDYLKSLELLSAYRRIPALPGHGPALADCAAAADFYLAHRRARLDQVRAAVAAGASTPADVVAAVYADVDRSLWWAAEWSVRAQLEYLGVDPGESAPGVSGLEHM
- a CDS encoding DUF4177 domain-containing protein, which encodes MQKWEYSTVPLLVHATKQILDNWGEDGWELVAVVPGPNPDQLVAYLKRPKA
- a CDS encoding RidA family protein, whose translation is MSNGPHAKLAELGFELPEVVPPVASYVPAVQSGQHVYVSGQLPIAEGKLLATGKVGAGISAEQAKDLAQRCGLNALAAVDSLVGLENVVKVVKVTGFVASAPGFTGQPAVINGASDLFGTVFGEAGRHARSAVGVAELPLDAPVEIELIVEVA